A single window of Actinoallomurus bryophytorum DNA harbors:
- a CDS encoding TetR/AcrR family transcriptional regulator: MSPRNPASGAPPARRRNAAATKEALKRAALEAFTRSGYDGVGLREIATAAGVDPRLVGRYFGSKAELFAETLELTTESRPMVPPVTDDAAAELLTRPRAENYLNGYLMTIRSTSNPEATAILREVIERSGTQSVAARLSGPHRDGRAALLIAINMGILLMRDILGTAALTDEEAEELVPYLEAAYEAIAGPQEAGTESND; encoded by the coding sequence ATGAGTCCGCGCAACCCCGCGTCGGGAGCGCCGCCCGCCAGGCGCCGTAACGCCGCCGCGACCAAGGAGGCGCTCAAGCGCGCCGCGCTGGAGGCCTTCACGCGGTCGGGATACGACGGGGTCGGCCTGCGGGAGATCGCCACGGCGGCGGGAGTGGACCCGCGGCTGGTCGGACGCTACTTCGGGTCCAAGGCCGAGCTCTTCGCCGAGACGCTGGAGCTCACCACGGAGTCACGGCCCATGGTCCCGCCGGTCACGGACGACGCGGCGGCGGAGCTGCTCACCCGCCCACGGGCCGAGAATTACCTCAATGGCTATCTCATGACCATCCGGTCGACGTCCAATCCGGAGGCCACGGCGATTCTGAGAGAGGTCATCGAACGCAGTGGTACGCAATCGGTCGCCGCGCGACTCTCCGGCCCTCACCGTGACGGCCGGGCGGCTCTCCTCATCGCCATCAACATGGGAATTCTTCTCATGCGCGACATCCTCGGCACGGCCGCGCTGACGGACGAAGAGGCGGAGGAGCTTGTCCCCTACCTCGAAGCCGCGTACGAGGCGATCGCCGGACCACAGGAAGCGGGCACAGAATCCAACGACTGA
- a CDS encoding LLM class flavin-dependent oxidoreductase has translation MADHGHDLVFGTLLEPPERAHDVVELAELCDQVGLDLVTLSDHPYWPERLDTVALLSAIVARTTRVRVMPNLMNLPLRPPAMLARMATTLDILSDGRFDLGVATGAQQLWDSIVAEGGPARSAAESIEALEEAVQIIRALWASDADVTFEGKHYHLRGAKPCPAPVHDIAIWLGAYQPRMLRRTGRTADGWLPSSSAMPPEGLAAAGKLIDEAATEAGRSPAAVRRGYNIEGNFSGTGAGFLQGPPAVWVEQLTELALVHGISAFILYRVSSADVIKEFAEDVAPAVRETVAAERSR, from the coding sequence ATGGCTGACCACGGTCACGATCTCGTCTTCGGTACGTTGCTCGAACCCCCAGAGCGGGCGCACGATGTCGTGGAGCTCGCCGAGCTGTGCGATCAGGTCGGTCTCGATCTCGTGACCCTGTCCGACCATCCGTACTGGCCGGAGCGCCTGGACACCGTCGCGCTGCTGTCCGCGATCGTGGCGCGGACCACCAGGGTGCGGGTCATGCCGAATCTGATGAACCTGCCTCTGCGCCCGCCGGCGATGCTGGCCCGCATGGCGACGACGCTGGACATTCTCAGCGACGGGCGGTTCGACCTCGGCGTGGCGACCGGCGCGCAGCAACTGTGGGACTCCATCGTCGCGGAGGGCGGGCCCGCCAGGAGCGCGGCGGAGTCGATCGAGGCGCTCGAGGAAGCCGTGCAGATCATCCGCGCGCTGTGGGCCTCCGACGCGGACGTGACTTTCGAGGGGAAGCACTACCACCTCCGCGGCGCCAAACCGTGCCCCGCACCAGTGCACGACATCGCCATCTGGCTCGGTGCCTACCAGCCGCGCATGCTGCGCCGGACCGGGCGGACGGCCGACGGCTGGCTTCCCAGCTCCTCGGCCATGCCCCCGGAGGGTCTCGCCGCCGCCGGCAAGCTCATCGACGAGGCGGCCACCGAGGCCGGTCGCTCCCCCGCGGCCGTACGCCGTGGGTACAACATCGAAGGGAACTTCTCCGGCACCGGCGCGGGCTTCCTTCAGGGGCCACCTGCCGTGTGGGTGGAGCAGCTCACCGAACTCGCTCTCGTCCACGGCATCAGCGCCTTCATCCTCTACCGGGTGAGCTCCGCCGACGTGATCAAAGAGTTCGCCGAGGACGTCGCGCCTGCGGTACGCGAAACGGTCGCCGCCGAGCGGTCACGCTGA
- a CDS encoding ABC transporter permease produces MSTISFATRDSATMLRRNLRHMLRYPSMTLMLAGMPVVFLLIFVYVFGGTLGAGLGGVSGGRAEYVNYVTPGIVLMTIAGAATGTAVSVAMDMTEGIVGRFRTMAISRASVLTGHVVGSVIQTLLSMAIVVGVALLIGFRPTAGPVEWVEATGMLTLLVLSLTWLSVALGLVSKTVESASNAPMPLMLLPFLGSGFVPTDSMPTGLRWFAEYQPFTPVIDTLRGLLLGTSIGNSAILATAWCAAITLVGYLWSKKLFNRDPSR; encoded by the coding sequence ATGAGCACCATCTCCTTTGCCACGCGCGACTCGGCGACGATGCTGCGCCGCAACCTCCGGCACATGCTGCGCTACCCGTCCATGACACTCATGCTCGCCGGCATGCCCGTGGTCTTCCTGCTGATATTCGTCTACGTCTTCGGCGGCACCCTGGGCGCCGGCCTCGGCGGTGTTTCGGGCGGCCGCGCCGAGTACGTCAACTACGTGACTCCCGGAATCGTCCTGATGACCATCGCCGGCGCCGCCACCGGAACGGCCGTGTCGGTGGCCATGGACATGACCGAAGGGATCGTCGGCCGGTTCCGCACCATGGCGATCTCCCGGGCCTCGGTGCTGACCGGGCACGTCGTCGGCAGCGTGATCCAGACGCTCCTCAGCATGGCGATCGTCGTCGGCGTCGCCCTGCTGATCGGGTTCCGGCCCACCGCGGGGCCCGTGGAGTGGGTCGAGGCCACGGGCATGCTCACTCTGCTCGTCCTGTCGCTCACCTGGCTGTCGGTCGCGCTCGGCCTGGTGAGCAAGACCGTCGAGTCCGCCAGCAACGCACCCATGCCGCTGATGCTCCTGCCGTTCCTCGGCAGCGGGTTCGTCCCCACCGACTCCATGCCGACCGGCCTCCGCTGGTTCGCCGAGTACCAGCCCTTCACTCCCGTCATCGACACGCTGCGAGGACTGCTCCTGGGCACCTCGATCGGCAACAGCGCCATCCTCGCGACCGCCTGGTGCGCCGCCATCACCCTGGTCGGCTACCTCTGGTCGAAGAAACTGTTCAATCGCGACCCTTCGCGCTGA
- a CDS encoding DUF4097 family beta strand repeat-containing protein: MPIFDTPEPITAVIEITAGRVEIKASDRADTVVEVRPRDETREADVHAAEQTQVEYSNGQLSVRAPKNKLRSLLGRYPSIELTIELPSDSRVDAKGWADYRSEGRIGESSFDTAAGSIRLEETGGLKLRTAAGNVSVGRSSGHIDVSTSSGKIWIGEVDGGAVVKTANGDIIVGEVTDDVRLNTANGDISVHRALAAVSAKTAYGSVRIGEVVRGTIVLETSFGELELGVREGTAAWLDVNSKHGSIRSDLQASDNPAASDDTVEVRARTGYGDIVIRRP; encoded by the coding sequence ATGCCGATTTTCGACACCCCCGAGCCGATCACCGCCGTCATCGAGATCACAGCCGGCCGGGTTGAGATCAAGGCGAGCGACCGCGCCGACACGGTCGTGGAGGTACGCCCTCGCGACGAGACCAGAGAAGCCGACGTCCACGCCGCCGAACAGACCCAGGTCGAGTACTCCAACGGCCAGCTCTCGGTGAGAGCACCCAAGAACAAGCTCCGCTCACTCCTCGGCCGGTATCCGTCCATCGAGCTGACGATCGAGCTGCCGAGTGACTCACGGGTCGACGCGAAGGGCTGGGCGGACTACCGCAGCGAGGGCCGCATCGGCGAGTCCTCCTTCGACACCGCCGCAGGCTCCATCCGCCTCGAGGAGACCGGCGGGCTGAAGCTGCGCACCGCCGCGGGCAACGTCTCGGTCGGCCGCTCGAGCGGTCACATCGACGTGAGCACCTCCTCCGGCAAGATCTGGATCGGCGAGGTCGACGGCGGCGCGGTGGTCAAGACCGCCAACGGCGACATCATCGTCGGCGAGGTGACCGACGACGTGCGGCTCAATACCGCGAACGGCGACATCAGCGTCCACCGTGCCCTGGCCGCCGTCAGCGCCAAGACCGCGTACGGCAGTGTCCGGATCGGCGAGGTCGTCCGCGGCACGATCGTGCTCGAGACCAGCTTCGGAGAGCTGGAGCTCGGAGTCAGGGAGGGCACCGCCGCCTGGCTGGACGTCAACTCCAAGCACGGCAGCATACGCAGCGATCTCCAGGCCAGCGACAACCCCGCGGCGTCCGACGACACCGTTGAGGTGCGTGCTCGCACCGGCTACGGCGACATCGTGATCCGCCGCCCCTGA
- a CDS encoding ATP-binding cassette domain-containing protein has protein sequence MTTPPAIVATGLRKSYGDKVVLDGIDLEVAEGTIFSLLGPNGAGKTTMVQILSTLIGADGGEIRVAGHDMARDPDAVRAAIGVTGQYSAVDKLLTGEENLILMADLHHLGRAEGRRRAAALLERFDLVEAAKKTAATYSGGMRRRLDLAMTLVGDPRIIYLDEPTTGLDPRSRRTMWQIIRDLAANGVTIFLTTQYLDEADQLADRIALLDHGRLIAEGTADELKRMIPGGHIRLRFTDAEGLRSAVHALGEVSRDDDELTLQVPSDGSVRSLRALLAQLDDQSIEVEEMSVHTPDLDDVFLTLTGQPEKERVR, from the coding sequence ATGACCACCCCCCCAGCGATCGTGGCGACCGGGCTGCGCAAGTCCTACGGCGACAAGGTCGTGCTCGACGGCATCGATCTGGAGGTCGCCGAGGGAACGATCTTCTCGCTGCTCGGTCCCAACGGCGCCGGTAAGACCACCATGGTCCAGATCCTGTCCACGCTCATCGGCGCCGACGGCGGCGAGATACGTGTCGCGGGCCATGACATGGCGCGCGATCCCGACGCGGTACGCGCCGCGATCGGCGTCACCGGCCAGTACTCCGCGGTCGACAAGCTCCTCACCGGCGAGGAGAACCTCATCCTCATGGCGGACCTGCACCACCTCGGCCGGGCCGAGGGCCGGCGCCGCGCGGCCGCGCTGCTCGAGCGGTTCGACCTGGTCGAGGCGGCCAAGAAGACGGCCGCCACCTACTCCGGCGGCATGCGGCGCCGGCTCGATCTCGCGATGACCCTGGTCGGGGACCCGCGCATCATCTACCTCGACGAGCCGACCACCGGCCTGGACCCACGCAGCCGTCGCACCATGTGGCAGATCATCCGCGACCTTGCCGCGAACGGGGTCACGATCTTCCTCACCACGCAGTACCTGGACGAGGCCGACCAGCTCGCCGACCGCATCGCGCTCCTCGACCACGGAAGGCTGATCGCCGAGGGCACCGCGGACGAGCTCAAGCGCATGATCCCCGGCGGTCACATCCGCCTGCGGTTCACCGACGCCGAAGGACTTCGATCGGCCGTCCACGCTCTCGGCGAGGTGTCCCGCGACGACGACGAACTCACCCTCCAGGTCCCCAGCGACGGCAGCGTCCGGTCGCTGCGGGCCCTGCTCGCCCAGCTCGACGACCAGTCGATCGAGGTCGAAGAGATGTCGGTCCACACCCCCGACCTCGACGACGTCTTCCTCACCCTCACCGGCCAACCCGAGAAGGAACGCGTTCGATGA